Genomic DNA from Echeneis naucrates chromosome 23, fEcheNa1.1, whole genome shotgun sequence:
gaaaaagagaaaaaaaaattactaaaagttgaaataaaaaaaaaaaacaaaaaaaaaaaacttaccagACAAATTGATTGTAAATATATTGATAAACCACGTCAAACAAGTTTATTCAATGTTTGACActtaaatgtaatcattttacCTAAGACTTACAAACTCTGTAAACTATGTTCTATGTTCTTCTGATAAAATTGAAATACAAATTGTGTTGCCTCTACCTTATATTTTTCAGCTGGAATCAGATCATCTCTGTTTTTACTGTCCTCACCAGAAACAGGCTTTTATCAGCCTTCCTCTGTTCTTATCTGCACTGAGGGAGTAGACTTGGAAATAGGAAGCACTCACAGTTGAACGCAGATGTATTGGTTTGTCGATGGGTTGGACTGTTCTCCTCTGTGAGATGTCCTCTGTTTGAAGGAGACTGCTGGAAAAGGTGTCCTAATAGGACAAGAGGGAATAGAAGTGAAGGTTTGCGAAGATCATCAAATCAAATAGTTTGATGTGTCCACTGGTCTAGTTAAAATGCAATGATTTGTTAGGAGGTTGATTCTTGTGAACTGAAGAACGTAACACTGAGTAGATGCATATACTAAAATTGCTAAACAACTAACAGTAAATTATGcaagacaatttaaaaacttaaataaaattcTTGAAAGCTGAAATGAGTCTGATCTAGGGAGCATGTTACTTTTCATGTTTACTCATCTGTGATACTTTcctattgttgttgttttttttttaacctgaattTGATCATTTATTAAATGACATGCACTTGAACTAATAACTGGATCTTGAAACGTACGATCTTAAGCTTCTGTAGTTCATTCAAGGCCTGTTTGTTCCCTGGTTCCAGCTTCAAAAGCTCCTGGAAATCTGattacagaaacaaagaaacaaataaaaaaattgatacACTGAAGCCATAAATCCATGTTTGAACATAGAATTCACTGAAGACAAACAATTAAGTATTTCCATGGCAATTTGGCAATAAACAGAATGGGTTTGATTGTGGTTacattttgaagaaaacaaTAGAGCTACATCTGATACAACTTTCTAGAGTTAATGGTTAATggttaaacatttaaaaaggcaCAGTTGTGTGGATGTTCTGCACAATACCTTGTTTGGCCTCCCCCAGTTTTCCTAAAGCCACTCTGGCTGTACCTCGGCGAGCAAAGGCCTTGGAATAAGTAGGGTCCAGGTAAATGGCTTTAGTGCagtcctcctccgcctccttaTACCTACAACAAATGACATAAATGAAGGGAGGTCTTCCATAAGTGCActgctgtttgctttgctgTAAGTGTAATGCCTACTTCTCTAGCTTGAGGTAGGCCATGGCTCTATTTGCAGGAAGGAGGACATTGAGGTTGTCTGCCTCCATGCCCCGGCTGTAGCACTCTACAGCTGCTTCGTACTTCCCCTCTTTGAAATAAGCATTCCCCTAGAAGGCATATTCAGAAAACATAATACACTTGAATGATACACATTGCACCTTTTCACCTGCTTCTGGCATGCAAACTGATGAATCCAACTGTGACTCAGCAGTACAAGTGAGCAAAATCACAGCAAAGCTTACTCTGTCTTTTTGTATAACcgcctcctgcctcctctgctgTTCTTCAATCAGATTCTGCTTCTCAGGGTCGACTGAGGGAGCCTCTTCTGGCTGCCTGTCCTCACTTTTAACGGTAAGTGTCTCATGGCTGAGTGCCTGAAACCAGCAGTGTAAAGGAATCAAACATGAGACTTGCCAGATTCAACTGACCCAAAATGATAATTTCACACTAAcctctttgattttctttatttcattctgAGCTTCCGTGTTTCCAGGATCAAGCTTGAGAACCATTTCATAATCTGTTCAGACGCAGATTTGAGTTATGTTACAAGTTGTTGTGCACTCAATTCAGAGACAATCTAGTCTATTTTTAACAGTCTTTCAGCTTGTGTCACCTTCTAATGCAGATTCACATTGCTTCAGTGCAAAACGAGCTGCTCCTCTTCGTGCATATGCTTTGAAGTAGTTGCTGTCCAGAGCGATTGCCAAGTTGCAGTCAGACTCTGCCACAGCATACctgcaaagaaaaaagtctCATTCATTCACAGGGACACAAAacgaaacatttcaaaatactgGTACAATAACTATAAAGCAACCAAACGATCTATACTTTACTTTTTTAGCCTGAAGAAGGCAGTTGCTCGGTTCGTGGGAAGCACAGGGTTGAAAGGGTCTGCCCCCATCCCTCTGGTGTAGCATTCAATGGCATCGTCATACTTCCCATCTTTGAAAAACCTGTTACCCTGCAAATGTGATGACATACTTTAACAGAGGAGTCATTTTTACCACCACATTTTTTCTTAGTGCAGCACATGCAGGGTTtactttttccttctctgccaGTGCTTTCTCCTGATCAACTGCAGCTTCCTCTGAGTCAGACTCATTGGACTCAGCTGGGCTTTCCTCTTTATCCATCTCTGCCAGAGCCCTGTCCTGCAGGCACAGAGGCAACAATCACTGTACAACTATTCCACCACTTCTCGGGTCATTATGAAGTATAGTGTAAAGGAATGCATTAGATACCACATCAAACTTGTCCCAGGATCGATAGTCATATGCTTTTATCCTTGATTCTAGTTTAGGCTCATCTGCTTTCGTGTCACCATTTCCAACAGCCTCAActatcttctttttcttcttccccctcATCTTCGTTTTGTAGTCTTTGTTACGCACAGGTGGTAGTTCCCTCTGCAACATACGACAGGAAGATGCTCTCACTGGAAGCTTATGCAGAAAATTATCTACAGAAAAAACGAACCTGGGCGTCTTGGAGTCCTCCTGTCCTCAGCTCCTCGTCCTTCCTCTTCATGTCTGACTCCCAGCTCTCCAGCTCCCTCATGAAGCTGTGCAGGTCCTCCGCGTTCTGCCGCATCTGAAGCTGTAACTCAATGGCTTTGTTTCCCGCAGACATGCTACTTCCTGTGAAAGAGACATTTGTTTTGGATAAACTCTAAACACTTGACGCTGTCGTTGTTGTCTTGAAGTCCACACTGCAGCCAAGAGAAAAACACGAGAATCACGCTGTCATGCGATTGCGGCTAATGCTAGCTAGCTAACAAACGCTAAACGTCAATAATAAATTTGATAAAGGTGACTCTGTAGTTACTTGAATCTTGTGAAATACCTTTTTCTTCCCTCCAGGCTCATAAACACAGTTAAACTTTAGTTGCAGATAGTTTGGCTGAGTGCTACAACAAAACGTGTCTTTATTCACCACTTTCTGTTTATGTCCGGAGCCATGACAGCGAAGTCCCAGCAGCATTTGCGCTGCTGCGCATGCGCTGCACGTAACCAAAGATCGTCTATATAGCACTCAACAACCTGATAGGGGAACAAACTACTAACTAATCAGTTTCTTttagcaaacaaacagcacatcaAAATATATCGATGTACATCATCGTTTTGTAGCCATGCTTTAATATTACGAACTTGTATTAAAATTACTTCCAGTCCACAAGCGCCCAAGTGCAAACCAACATATTCAAATACATGATAGATTATAGATGATAGACTGCTTAActcaaagtgtgtgaaggaacGATATCGcaggtccttccttcctgcagctgtcagacttcACAACCAGCAGACCACACACAAGACTTTTTAAACTGACTGGATTGTACATATTTTGTCTCCATAGTACTACTGcacatattttttatattaccTATAATAcgtgtttatattgtttatactGTACATTATCTATTGTCTActtctatttcttcttttttactgatgctgctgtaatacTGTAAATCTCTCCACTGTGGGGCGAATAAAGAAATGTCTTATCTcttatcttattattattattttattgtttagttGATAACAGTCATTTAAGCTGGGAAAttgtccttttttgtgttttacacacaGGTTTTGAGTCACACATCTGCTTTCGAGTCAACCTACTTCTTGTGAATATAGACGATCTACACCGCTCACCACTTCTTACTAAACTTTTATTGAAAAGCGTACATTTTAACTAGATATTTTTTGGGTTTCAATGTCATCGCTATATACTGGATTACTTGGCTTCTATTTTTATAAGACGGTGTGatataatgattaaaaaaaaaccttacctTTGACCTGTACATACCACGTGACCTACAAAACAGTGATGACCTCTCTTGCTAGCTAGCGATTGCTAACCGGTAAGAGAGTTAATACTGACATTTCCAGATAGTAGCCAACATTTATCACAATGGACCAGACTAAAGAAGAGCAGGACCTTGGCTACGATTTATTCCCGGAGAGGACGACGTCCAAGTACAAGAAGAGGTCCATGGCGGAGAGCCTGTTCACTTTCAACCACAAGTGTCAGTTCATGTTACAGGTCGCAATGGATACTAGTGAGTACAGTAGCTAGCTGAATACACTTTAAAGCTGGCAGGCTCGGAGACTGTCAGGTGTTCTGTGATGAAAGTGTTAAAAAGCGTGTGGTGATCGAAGCGTCGGGGCAAAGCTAACATATAAACGGTCGCCCGAATCGCAGCTAACCGTAGCTTAGCATCAGCTAGCAGTGGatggtgactgtgtgtgtttgtgtgtcttttagGTCCCTATGCCAAACTTCTCCTCAGTGCCATGAAAAGCTCAGGATGGTCAGTAGGTGTTTCATTATTATACCCTGCACGTTGATT
This window encodes:
- the rpap3 gene encoding RNA polymerase II-associated protein 3; this translates as MSAGNKAIELQLQMRQNAEDLHSFMRELESWESDMKRKDEELRTGGLQDAQRELPPVRNKDYKTKMRGKKKKKIVEAVGNGDTKADEPKLESRIKAYDYRSWDKFDVDRALAEMDKEESPAESNESDSEEAAVDQEKALAEKEKGNRFFKDGKYDDAIECYTRGMGADPFNPVLPTNRATAFFRLKKYAVAESDCNLAIALDSNYFKAYARRGAARFALKQCESALEDYEMVLKLDPGNTEAQNEIKKIKEALSHETLTVKSEDRQPEEAPSVDPEKQNLIEEQQRRQEAVIQKDRGNAYFKEGKYEAAVECYSRGMEADNLNVLLPANRAMAYLKLEKYKEAEEDCTKAIYLDPTYSKAFARRGTARVALGKLGEAKQDFQELLKLEPGNKQALNELQKLKIDTFSSSLLQTEDISQRRTVQPIDKPIHLRSTKPLRRIDIKEVSGKATVPEGESEEPKSLVQEVVKETEGGSSPLSTSPSAKMIKIEEISDAPSPASDHTHKRQPAQKDSPHPPEPPTNLSTSAAHLPPPPSSSFQLEADLRKIGRQPEVIFRYLRQIKPEAYFKIFQNSLEPNVLNQILKTLHEFYRKYEAPTVTLQILSNLASVKRFDMAVMFMSTPEKKVVKDLFDFLHQAELEESSIIVLQKKYGV